From a single Gimesia fumaroli genomic region:
- a CDS encoding tetratricopeptide repeat protein: MNNKGLFCSTVILLITFSIQGCASLGNQVSKVKSALPGQKKPQNMLAAGRSYESKNEWLAAREQYEKHLKKDPKSVKACHRLGIVCSRLGDSVAATRYFTQARQLDPTNSEVLNDFGYALFQRGQYDAAEKIFTAALQNDAKNSRIINNLALTVGHQGRFKESFTLFRNIMPPAEAHANLAYIHTQRGEGELALEEYDLALTEDPTLETAGLAAAELAEMKNIYLAKQEQKPEQKLAANQGTPQTKAPKREVTPAETPAKTQPARQTTQLVSAKQPVERTPRQSLNATTPVVRQKLISQTSLKEEQEEIQFRPVVSQPPVSKPVMSQPAVKAEEDALEINTFNSIDELSLEEKPAIIRISNESEPEETLFRSPQELSEN; encoded by the coding sequence ATGAACAACAAAGGATTGTTTTGTTCAACTGTGATCCTTCTCATCACATTTTCAATTCAAGGCTGTGCCAGTCTAGGCAATCAGGTTTCCAAAGTGAAATCTGCCCTGCCAGGCCAGAAAAAGCCCCAAAACATGCTTGCGGCGGGCAGATCATACGAAAGTAAAAATGAATGGTTGGCCGCCCGGGAACAGTATGAAAAGCATCTCAAAAAGGATCCCAAAAGTGTCAAAGCCTGCCATCGGCTGGGAATTGTCTGCTCTCGCTTAGGAGATTCTGTTGCAGCCACACGCTATTTCACACAGGCACGACAGCTTGATCCGACCAACTCGGAAGTATTAAACGACTTTGGATACGCACTCTTCCAACGGGGACAATACGATGCTGCTGAAAAAATCTTTACAGCAGCATTACAGAACGATGCCAAAAACTCCCGCATCATCAATAATCTGGCATTAACCGTTGGTCATCAAGGGCGGTTTAAAGAAAGCTTCACGCTCTTCCGCAATATCATGCCTCCTGCAGAAGCACATGCGAATCTTGCCTACATCCACACTCAAAGAGGAGAAGGCGAACTCGCACTGGAAGAATATGATCTGGCCTTAACAGAAGACCCCACACTGGAAACTGCTGGTCTGGCCGCTGCAGAATTGGCGGAAATGAAAAATATTTACCTGGCAAAACAGGAACAAAAACCGGAACAAAAACTGGCTGCCAACCAGGGAACTCCTCAAACGAAGGCCCCCAAACGCGAAGTCACACCAGCCGAAACTCCAGCAAAGACACAGCCGGCAAGACAAACCACGCAGTTGGTCAGTGCGAAACAACCAGTGGAGAGAACTCCCAGACAGTCTCTTAACGCGACCACCCCAGTTGTTAGACAAAAGCTGATCTCACAGACTTCTCTGAAAGAGGAACAAGAAGAAATTCAGTTCAGGCCAGTTGTATCTCAACCCCCGGTCTCTAAACCTGTGATGTCCCAACCTGCAGTCAAGGCTGAAGAAGACGCATTGGAAATCAATACCTTCAATTCGATAGATGAACTCTCACTAGAGGAAAAGCCAGCGATCATCCGGATCTCAAACGAGAGCGAACCAGAAGAAACACTATTCCGTTCTCCCCAGGAGTTGTCAGAGAACTAA
- a CDS encoding type II and III secretion system protein family protein has protein sequence MSINASWKRRTMLAFACGVAITATPLAAQVPPAPPVPGKIKSTRFTTGAAKKNKPVVSTRTKEKVHQLVDRIYESEVELSVQQRHSKILKMKMDVFRVAIADPTKIEVVAFGAQEVEVIGKETGTTTMTLWLGEEANPQILSVQVKVEGDNSIEDLRRMEYGEFQRMINEFFPNSKVQLIPFADKLIVRGQARDEQEATQIITIIRARSGSGSGVGSGAVGAGSLFAEGEAADPFPDGAKLPEATVIDMMKVPGEKQVMLKVRIAQIDRSAARSASTDLIVNSGEFGFSQIFTGVAQQLAGGGTGLVTASLNSKHVDLFISALAQNGYAKILAEPNLVTISGRPANFISGGEFAVPTVVGVGGAQAATTTFKGFGTQLTFLPTVLDKDRIRLQVTPTFSTVNPALSVNGILGVDTQSVSTTVDLREGQVLAIAGLIQEQQRGDLNRVPFIGDIPLVGPLFSNKSVQRDETELIVLISPELVHPMEPEDAPTVLPGMEVTEPGDVDFFFMNNIEGKPDVHHRSTVWYMQKKRIHQQQKDYIHQTKSDKYYINGDYGFSD, from the coding sequence ATGTCTATAAACGCCTCATGGAAAAGACGCACAATGCTGGCATTTGCCTGCGGTGTCGCTATCACAGCCACACCACTTGCTGCACAGGTACCGCCAGCTCCTCCTGTTCCAGGAAAAATCAAATCAACCAGGTTTACAACTGGAGCAGCAAAGAAAAATAAGCCAGTCGTAAGCACTAGAACAAAAGAAAAAGTTCATCAACTTGTTGATCGAATTTATGAATCCGAAGTTGAGCTCAGTGTTCAACAACGCCATTCTAAAATTTTGAAAATGAAGATGGACGTCTTCCGTGTCGCGATTGCTGATCCGACCAAAATCGAAGTCGTCGCCTTCGGAGCACAGGAAGTTGAAGTGATCGGTAAAGAAACCGGCACAACAACAATGACTCTCTGGCTGGGTGAAGAAGCAAATCCCCAGATTTTGAGTGTGCAAGTCAAAGTGGAAGGCGACAATTCAATCGAAGACCTTCGCCGGATGGAATACGGCGAGTTCCAGAGAATGATCAACGAATTCTTCCCGAACAGTAAAGTTCAGCTGATTCCGTTTGCGGATAAACTGATTGTTCGAGGTCAGGCACGTGATGAACAGGAAGCAACACAAATCATCACCATTATTCGTGCCCGTTCCGGATCTGGATCCGGTGTTGGTAGTGGGGCTGTTGGAGCTGGCTCTTTATTCGCAGAGGGTGAAGCCGCAGATCCGTTCCCTGATGGAGCAAAACTGCCGGAAGCCACAGTCATCGATATGATGAAAGTGCCTGGTGAAAAACAGGTCATGCTCAAAGTTCGTATCGCTCAAATCGACCGCTCTGCCGCTCGTTCTGCCAGCACAGACTTAATTGTCAACTCAGGGGAATTTGGCTTCAGTCAGATCTTCACCGGAGTCGCACAACAATTAGCCGGTGGCGGAACAGGCCTGGTAACAGCATCACTCAACAGTAAGCATGTCGACCTGTTTATCTCGGCTCTCGCTCAGAATGGTTACGCGAAAATTCTGGCCGAACCAAACCTGGTCACAATCAGTGGTCGCCCCGCGAACTTTATCTCGGGTGGTGAATTCGCAGTGCCTACCGTTGTCGGTGTAGGTGGTGCTCAAGCTGCTACCACAACCTTCAAAGGCTTTGGTACACAGCTGACATTCCTGCCAACCGTGCTTGATAAAGATCGAATTCGATTACAAGTTACTCCTACATTCAGTACCGTCAACCCGGCTCTGTCGGTCAACGGAATTCTGGGTGTCGACACCCAATCGGTCAGCACAACCGTTGATCTGCGTGAAGGACAGGTACTGGCAATCGCGGGTCTGATTCAAGAACAACAACGAGGAGATTTGAATCGGGTCCCCTTCATTGGTGATATTCCTCTGGTCGGGCCTCTGTTCTCAAACAAATCTGTTCAACGAGACGAAACCGAACTGATCGTGCTGATCAGCCCTGAGCTGGTTCATCCGATGGAACCGGAAGATGCTCCCACCGTACTGCCTGGTATGGAAGTCACCGAACCTGGTGATGTGGACTTCTTCTTTATGAATAATATTGAAGGCAAGCCGGATGTGCACCACAGAAGCACTGTCTGGTACATGCAGAAAAAACGTATTCATCAACAGCAAAAAGATTATATTCATCAGACCAAGTCTGACAAATACTATATCAATGGCGACTACGGTTTCTCTGACTAA
- a CDS encoding DUF1559 domain-containing protein — translation MIETLSPQTRVRRGFTLIELLVTLTIIGLLIALLVPAVQRVREAARKMQCANHLKQIGLAVQAYHDSHQVLPFGVGTDYDGPISSLGTLDDRRYSAHALLLPYLDQSVVYNQLNFNVAPFHPFVNAANDEQDELAKRFDEVVNGPAAATRLSVFLCPSDLDRLKGRWGPNNYRSCNGSSWSGREGNGMFGQNSSVRLGDVTDGLSNTAMFSEHAKGTWDDTLIDPLSDLYNLQGVWTESQFAEACGSLTPQTASAYQYDVESGQTWLAGNMNWTRYNHVRTPNRINCKNGFTWDGVILNPSSWHANGVNVLLGDGGVRFVNENINAEIWRSLGTISGGEQTAGLGI, via the coding sequence GTGATTGAAACGTTGAGTCCACAGACCAGGGTGCGGCGCGGATTTACTCTGATTGAATTACTGGTCACCTTGACCATTATCGGTTTGCTGATTGCTTTGTTAGTGCCTGCCGTACAGAGAGTGCGAGAAGCAGCTCGAAAAATGCAGTGTGCTAATCATCTGAAACAGATCGGTCTGGCAGTGCAGGCGTATCATGATTCGCACCAAGTTCTGCCGTTTGGAGTGGGGACAGATTATGATGGGCCGATTTCTTCATTGGGGACACTCGATGATCGGAGGTATTCCGCTCATGCTTTGTTACTGCCTTACCTTGATCAGTCGGTTGTCTACAACCAGCTCAACTTCAATGTGGCTCCGTTTCACCCCTTTGTGAATGCTGCCAATGACGAGCAGGACGAACTGGCCAAGCGGTTTGATGAGGTGGTGAACGGCCCGGCTGCCGCGACGAGGTTAAGTGTGTTTCTCTGTCCCAGTGATCTGGATCGGTTGAAAGGTCGCTGGGGACCGAATAACTACCGTTCTTGTAATGGCAGTTCCTGGTCGGGCCGTGAGGGGAATGGCATGTTTGGCCAGAACAGCAGTGTCCGTCTGGGCGATGTGACGGATGGTCTTTCCAATACCGCCATGTTCAGCGAGCACGCTAAAGGGACCTGGGATGACACGCTGATTGATCCCCTGTCGGACCTTTATAATCTACAGGGAGTCTGGACGGAAAGCCAATTCGCAGAGGCCTGCGGGAGTTTAACGCCTCAGACGGCGAGCGCGTATCAATATGATGTTGAATCAGGGCAAACCTGGCTGGCAGGCAACATGAACTGGACTCGTTATAACCATGTGCGGACGCCCAACCGGATAAACTGCAAGAATGGTTTTACCTGGGATGGCGTGATCCTGAATCCCTCCAGTTGGCACGCGAATGGCGTCAATGTGTTGCTGGGGGATGGGGGCGTCCGGTTTGTCAATGAAAATATCAATGCGGAAATCTGGCGATCACTGGGTACGATTTCCGGTGGAGAGCAGACTGCGGGGTTGGGGATATGA
- a CDS encoding type I phosphomannose isomerase catalytic subunit: MSLQEVQSTATLLPLEFTPLLKRTRWGGERLGTQLHKLIGVEGDYGESWELSDHPQALTPIAGGEYAGWTLSQLIQKNPDALYGTGKYFSTFPLLIKFIDATDRLSLQVHPGDSEQLNFDAARSGKSEAWVILDAVEGSCIYAGLKPGITETELRQHLEQGIVETCLHRYSVKKGDCVYIPAGTLHAIGEGVLLAEVQQTSDVTYRLFDWHRLDQSGNPRPLHIENAFDCIDFERGPVDLLQPQKRSVGTHQIEDLLESEHFTIRRHHSASSFPLKSLNQPQILVVLEGAGQLDCSAETYELFQGKTLLIPASASDCQIHVDGEMTFLEVVPT; encoded by the coding sequence ATGTCATTGCAAGAAGTCCAATCGACGGCCACGTTGTTGCCACTGGAGTTTACGCCTTTATTAAAGCGGACTCGGTGGGGCGGGGAGCGTCTGGGCACTCAACTGCATAAACTGATTGGAGTTGAGGGCGATTATGGCGAGAGTTGGGAGCTGTCGGATCATCCGCAGGCCCTCACACCGATTGCCGGCGGTGAATATGCTGGTTGGACGCTGTCGCAACTGATTCAGAAAAATCCGGATGCCCTGTATGGGACCGGGAAATATTTTTCGACGTTTCCACTCTTAATCAAGTTCATTGACGCGACGGACCGTCTTTCGCTTCAGGTCCATCCAGGTGATTCTGAGCAGCTGAATTTTGATGCCGCTCGATCTGGAAAGTCAGAAGCCTGGGTGATCCTTGATGCTGTTGAAGGTAGCTGTATTTATGCAGGGCTGAAGCCTGGTATTACGGAAACAGAGCTCAGGCAGCATCTGGAGCAGGGAATCGTTGAAACGTGTCTGCACCGCTATTCTGTCAAGAAGGGGGATTGCGTTTACATTCCCGCCGGGACTCTGCATGCGATTGGCGAGGGCGTTCTGTTAGCGGAAGTCCAGCAAACCAGCGATGTGACTTATCGTCTGTTTGACTGGCATCGTCTGGATCAGTCGGGTAACCCGCGACCATTGCACATTGAGAACGCCTTTGACTGCATCGACTTCGAACGAGGTCCCGTTGATCTGCTCCAGCCACAGAAACGGTCCGTGGGAACGCATCAGATTGAAGATCTGCTGGAGTCTGAGCATTTCACGATCCGCCGTCATCATTCCGCAAGTTCGTTTCCGCTCAAATCTCTGAATCAGCCCCAGATTCTGGTTGTACTGGAAGGAGCAGGGCAGTTGGACTGCAGTGCGGAAACCTATGAACTGTTCCAGGGAAAAACTCTGTTGATACCTGCATCAGCCTCGGATTGCCAGATTCACGTCGATGGCGAAATGACGTTTCTCGAAGTGGTGCCCACTTGA
- a CDS encoding alpha/beta hydrolase family protein, producing the protein MDRRSALQNIGLALLSAGVFQGASRAGNVFAEDQLPAFDDSRLGELKDLNGYFPFTPSESPEAWEKRAEYVRRQIKVAAGVWPEPENTKINATVHGKVDRDDYTVEKVFFESSPGLYVTGNLYRPKGKQGPFPMVLSPHGHFAEGRFYDSGEKRVQADIKAGAEKYEVGGRYPLQARCVQLARMGCMVFHYDMLGYADGFCLSYDVIHRFAKQRLEMSSEKNWGLFSAQSELRLISALGLQTLNSIRALDWVSSLPEVDPQRIGITGASGGGTQTFILAAIDNRITAAFPAVMVSTAMQGGCTCENATYLRVDTGNIEFAALVAPRPLGMTAADDWTKEIETKGLPELKQHFKMMGVPENVVGKYYPFPHNYNYVSRAMMYEFFNQHFKLGIKTPIIEADFEPLTREELSVWNKKYPGPPGDEQSEIKILHTLARNNARQIQELTPHDQKSLAEYRRVVGGAFEVMVGRSLPGADDLEAEQFSEEEKQGFRQYFTMIKNKRYGEATPALFLLPNQWNQKVVIWLDDKGKAGLLKQDGSLAAPIQRLVDAGTAVAGLDVLYQGDFNQKQPAPTEMPVVKNPREFAGYTLGYNHPVFSKQIHDILNVLSFSKHHESNPQSISLAGFGFSGVRAAAACAHSPELISRLAVDTGGFRFTEITNIRDLRLWPGAVKYGDVTGLLSLCEPAALWMAGSSATVPKLVQATYNSAGLLNKVEVFHESANRENAAVDWLLKG; encoded by the coding sequence ATGGATCGCAGGTCAGCTTTGCAAAATATTGGGTTGGCGTTATTGTCAGCTGGCGTTTTTCAGGGCGCTTCTCGTGCAGGCAATGTCTTTGCAGAAGACCAGCTTCCGGCATTCGATGACAGTCGGCTGGGAGAATTGAAAGATCTGAATGGCTACTTCCCGTTTACGCCGAGTGAATCACCGGAAGCATGGGAAAAACGGGCGGAGTATGTGCGACGCCAAATTAAGGTGGCTGCTGGAGTCTGGCCGGAACCGGAGAACACCAAGATCAACGCGACCGTGCACGGCAAAGTCGATCGGGATGATTACACCGTTGAGAAAGTCTTCTTTGAAAGTTCTCCGGGTTTGTATGTCACCGGAAATCTGTATCGGCCCAAAGGTAAGCAGGGCCCGTTCCCGATGGTTCTGTCTCCACACGGTCACTTTGCGGAAGGCCGTTTTTATGACAGTGGCGAAAAACGCGTTCAGGCAGATATCAAAGCGGGTGCCGAAAAGTATGAAGTCGGCGGCAGATATCCATTGCAGGCCCGTTGTGTGCAACTGGCCCGGATGGGGTGCATGGTTTTTCATTATGACATGCTGGGTTATGCAGATGGATTCTGTCTGAGTTACGATGTGATTCATCGTTTCGCGAAACAGCGACTGGAGATGTCGAGCGAGAAGAACTGGGGTTTATTCAGTGCGCAATCGGAGTTGCGTCTGATTAGTGCGCTCGGTTTGCAGACGTTGAACTCAATTCGGGCATTGGACTGGGTGAGTTCGTTGCCTGAAGTCGATCCGCAGCGGATTGGTATTACTGGTGCCAGTGGTGGGGGAACACAGACCTTCATTCTCGCCGCCATTGATAATCGGATCACCGCGGCGTTTCCGGCGGTGATGGTCTCGACGGCAATGCAGGGGGGCTGCACTTGTGAAAACGCGACTTATTTACGAGTCGATACGGGGAACATCGAGTTTGCCGCACTGGTTGCTCCTCGTCCCCTGGGCATGACGGCCGCGGATGACTGGACGAAAGAGATTGAAACCAAGGGGCTGCCCGAGTTGAAACAGCACTTCAAAATGATGGGGGTTCCTGAAAATGTAGTCGGGAAATATTATCCGTTCCCACATAATTATAATTATGTCAGCCGCGCGATGATGTATGAGTTTTTCAATCAGCACTTCAAGCTGGGAATCAAAACGCCGATCATCGAAGCCGATTTTGAACCTCTGACGCGCGAAGAGTTGTCAGTCTGGAATAAAAAGTATCCTGGTCCTCCGGGCGATGAGCAGTCTGAGATCAAAATTTTACATACACTGGCCCGGAATAATGCCAGACAGATTCAGGAGCTCACTCCGCATGATCAGAAGAGCCTCGCCGAATATCGTCGTGTCGTGGGAGGTGCTTTCGAAGTGATGGTCGGGCGTTCTTTGCCTGGAGCAGATGATCTGGAAGCAGAGCAATTTTCGGAAGAAGAAAAGCAGGGCTTTCGCCAGTATTTCACAATGATTAAGAATAAACGCTATGGGGAAGCCACTCCGGCCCTGTTTCTGCTGCCGAATCAGTGGAATCAAAAAGTCGTGATCTGGTTGGACGACAAGGGGAAGGCGGGCTTACTCAAACAGGACGGTTCTCTGGCGGCACCGATTCAGAGACTCGTTGATGCGGGTACGGCGGTGGCCGGGCTTGATGTATTGTATCAGGGTGATTTTAACCAGAAGCAACCTGCGCCCACAGAAATGCCCGTAGTAAAGAATCCTCGTGAGTTCGCCGGTTATACATTGGGCTATAACCACCCGGTCTTTTCCAAGCAGATTCACGATATTTTAAACGTGCTCTCCTTTTCGAAACATCACGAAAGTAATCCGCAGTCAATCAGTCTGGCCGGTTTTGGTTTTTCCGGCGTCCGGGCGGCTGCGGCCTGTGCACATTCACCAGAATTAATCAGTCGTCTGGCTGTTGACACAGGCGGGTTTCGATTTACCGAAATCACGAACATTCGGGATTTGCGACTCTGGCCCGGGGCTGTGAAATATGGTGATGTGACCGGATTGTTATCGTTGTGTGAGCCTGCGGCACTCTGGATGGCGGGCAGTTCGGCAACGGTTCCGAAACTCGTGCAGGCAACCTATAACTCTGCTGGTTTATTGAACAAGGTTGAAGTGTTTCATGAATCCGCTAACCGGGAAAATGCGGCCGTTGACTGGTTGTTAAAAGGTTGA
- a CDS encoding HEAT repeat domain-containing protein — protein MYRGIRLTTRTVAGMFLTLLLVFALPASGTAAERVKLKYGWEKGQQFAYQVKIDVTMENYSETLSGVSQYQVIKSDADSFTVKCTGRLSSATQSKSKRMLIPPMRIHRHRSPFAGLAHSMSGAFESHVLELNRFGEIDTVKGSSLLPYLIGHLSKINLIPLSPEGKSEWSESEKTTVSIISTDRIPLPFRDSNVEKTMGAKQTTEYKITGEKGDAVTIAVTHSYRTVGTVDGEPEIELSGTGTIEFDKKQGGVKSLLLNYKMFRRSETSVHKIPITISSKQLSEKELAKLRADQEELRKKHLAERKKREAASKFEIPENIDADLKEILTDLASKNILKRKAALKKLSQAKPKKDKQQVSQILICVLNSKDISVVADASEALVVWSTKDDIPAMIEVLSDVNILGLDNVAEAILKHKTPEGIEAVAKLMKDPVKGHRISTKLIAYGSGAEDAVLEQLDPSNFVVLVGVLRVLKEIGTEKTLKKIEEIKRTTDNRSFQFQTAATVKAIEARLDQTKS, from the coding sequence ATGTATCGAGGAATTCGACTGACAACCAGAACTGTGGCTGGGATGTTTTTGACACTGCTACTGGTGTTCGCCCTGCCGGCTTCCGGGACTGCCGCAGAACGCGTGAAATTAAAGTATGGTTGGGAGAAGGGGCAACAATTTGCCTATCAGGTGAAAATTGACGTCACCATGGAAAACTACTCTGAGACCCTCTCTGGTGTATCTCAGTATCAAGTGATCAAATCCGATGCCGACAGTTTTACGGTGAAGTGTACGGGCAGACTGAGTTCTGCTACGCAGAGTAAAAGTAAGCGAATGCTGATCCCTCCGATGCGCATCCATCGTCATCGGAGTCCGTTTGCCGGGCTGGCTCATAGTATGTCAGGGGCATTTGAATCGCATGTCCTTGAGCTGAATCGTTTCGGCGAAATTGATACGGTGAAAGGCTCCTCGCTGTTACCTTATTTGATCGGGCACCTTTCCAAAATCAATCTGATCCCGCTTTCTCCTGAGGGGAAGTCTGAATGGTCGGAAAGTGAAAAAACGACTGTTTCGATTATTTCCACAGACCGAATTCCGCTACCGTTTCGAGATTCGAATGTTGAGAAGACAATGGGGGCAAAACAGACAACCGAATATAAGATCACAGGTGAGAAAGGGGATGCTGTAACGATTGCAGTCACTCACTCTTATCGCACCGTGGGGACTGTGGATGGCGAACCGGAAATTGAACTATCGGGAACAGGCACGATTGAATTCGATAAAAAACAGGGGGGCGTGAAAAGCCTGTTATTAAATTACAAAATGTTCCGTCGTTCTGAAACTAGCGTTCACAAAATTCCGATCACGATTTCTTCGAAACAGCTCTCAGAAAAGGAGTTGGCCAAGCTCAGAGCCGATCAGGAAGAATTGCGGAAGAAACATCTGGCGGAAAGGAAGAAACGGGAGGCAGCTTCCAAGTTCGAGATTCCTGAGAATATTGATGCCGATCTGAAGGAAATTCTCACAGATCTGGCATCAAAAAATATCTTGAAACGCAAGGCAGCGCTCAAGAAATTAAGTCAGGCCAAACCGAAGAAGGACAAGCAGCAAGTCTCTCAAATCTTGATCTGTGTCTTGAACAGCAAAGATATTTCTGTTGTCGCTGATGCATCGGAGGCCTTAGTCGTTTGGTCTACTAAAGATGATATCCCTGCAATGATTGAGGTCCTGTCAGATGTCAACATTCTGGGGTTGGATAATGTGGCTGAGGCGATCCTGAAACACAAGACACCGGAAGGTATCGAGGCAGTGGCAAAATTGATGAAAGACCCGGTTAAAGGGCATCGAATTTCGACCAAGCTGATTGCTTATGGCAGCGGGGCGGAAGATGCTGTACTGGAACAGCTAGATCCATCGAATTTTGTGGTTCTGGTCGGTGTGCTGCGCGTGCTCAAAGAGATCGGGACCGAGAAAACTCTGAAGAAAATTGAAGAAATCAAGCGTACCACCGATAACAGAAGTTTTCAGTTTCAAACTGCTGCGACGGTGAAAGCGATCGAAGCTCGTTTGGATCAGACTAAGAGCTAG
- a CDS encoding DUF1583 domain-containing protein has translation MTNSRLCWAFVVWMALSFLSPLSAESADREIFFSFLSEQFDNELLVPLGRGTVRLLEPQADGLLFNLPAGYKLNAVGVSPRFQIRGDFEIIASYEVPAWKNPESGYGMGPGLYLKMHDEKESAVNIGRLLRPKQKHVFNATLSTTEDAQRKHNVKLFDAKTDSGKLKLVRTGNLLTFFVMDGTDGSFRELREVELGTADVDLLRLGAQQSDIKTPVQVLWKDLFIKAASFPNHPDSLAKGERQHVPHYQPAPQPESISLYWSLLAGIGLLLVLGTAVWVKKRA, from the coding sequence GTGACGAATTCCAGACTCTGCTGGGCATTTGTGGTGTGGATGGCGTTAAGCTTTCTTTCACCGTTATCTGCAGAATCTGCGGATCGCGAGATTTTTTTCAGCTTTTTGAGTGAGCAATTTGATAATGAATTGCTGGTGCCGCTGGGCAGGGGGACTGTCAGGTTGCTGGAGCCTCAGGCCGATGGTTTGTTATTTAACCTGCCGGCAGGATATAAGTTGAATGCGGTTGGAGTCAGTCCGCGTTTTCAAATTCGGGGTGACTTTGAAATCATTGCATCTTATGAAGTTCCCGCCTGGAAAAACCCGGAATCGGGCTACGGAATGGGGCCGGGGTTGTACCTGAAAATGCATGATGAGAAAGAGTCGGCGGTTAACATTGGACGATTGCTACGTCCGAAACAGAAGCATGTTTTTAATGCAACCTTGTCGACAACGGAGGACGCGCAACGAAAGCATAACGTGAAACTGTTCGATGCCAAAACCGATTCCGGAAAACTGAAACTGGTCCGAACAGGGAATCTGTTGACCTTTTTCGTGATGGACGGGACAGACGGTTCATTTCGGGAATTACGTGAAGTGGAACTGGGAACTGCTGACGTAGACCTGCTACGACTGGGAGCACAGCAAAGTGATATCAAAACTCCTGTGCAAGTATTGTGGAAGGACCTGTTTATCAAAGCGGCGTCGTTTCCGAATCATCCGGATTCCCTGGCCAAAGGGGAACGCCAGCATGTGCCCCATTATCAACCCGCTCCACAGCCGGAATCCATTTCCCTTTATTGGAGTCTGCTGGCGGGAATTGGTTTACTGCTCGTTTTGGGGACCGCAGTCTGGGTGAAGAAACGAGCTTAA